The genomic window TCGACGAGTCCCGCCTGCTGGCCGACTGGGTCGTCGCGCAGGGCAAGAACGTGACCACCGTCTTCGTCACCCACGCGCACGGGGACCACTTCTTCGGCGCGCCCGCGGTCCTCGACCGCTTCCCGCAGGCCAAGTTCGTGGCGGCCGAGGGCGTGGCCGAGTTCATGGGCGCCCAGTGGGGCCCCAAGTGGTTCGACGCCTTCTGGGAGCCGCGTTTCCCCGCTCAGATCTCCGACCGGCACATCGTCGCGGAGGCACTTGCGGACGGCACCATCGACGTCGAAGGCGAGCAGCTCAGGGCGATCGAGCTCGGCCACACCGACACCGACGGCACCAGCGCCCTGCACGTCCCCTCGCTCGGCCTGGTGGTGGCCGGCGACGCCGTCTACGGGCAGGTCCACATGTACCTCGCCGAGTCCAGGGGCGCCGGGCGCGACAGCTGGCTCAAGGCCCTGGACACCGTCGCCGGGCTGGACCCGACGTATCTGGTGTCGGGCCACAAGCGGGACGGGGACCCCGACAGCCCGAGGACATCGAGCTGACGCGCCGCTACATCCTGGACTTCTCCGCCGCGGCGGACGAGGCGAAGGACTTCGGCGAGCTGTACGAGACGATGCTCGCCCGCTACCCCGACCGCGTGAACCGCGGAGTGCTGTGGAACTCGGCGAAGGGCGCCCTGGCCTGACCCCCGCGGGCCGCACATGCCCGCCCGGTGCGGTACGAAGTGCGGTGTGAACGAAGAGACCCGGCCCGCGACCCTTCGGGTGTTCCTGGCGCTCGCGCCGCCCGACGACGCGAAAGAGGAACTGGCCCGCGCCCTGCGCCCCGCCTATGACAGCCATCCGCACGTGCGGTGGAACCGCGTCGAGGACTGGCACATCACCCTGGCCTTCCTCGGGGAGCTGCCGGCCGAGGTGGTCCCGGCGCTGTGCCCGCCGCTATCCGCCCTCGCCGCCGACCGGCGGGCACCGCGGCTGGCGTTGCGCGGCAGCGGAAGCTTCGACGACCGGGTGCTGTGGAGCGGGGTCGACGGGGACCTCGACGAGCTGCACCTGCTCGCCGCCGACGTACGGGCCGTGGTCAGCAGCTGCGGTGTCGCCTTCGAGGACCGGCCGCTGCGCCCCCATCTGACGCTCGCCCGGGCCCGCCGGGGGGATGCGGCCTCGGTGGGCGAGCTGGCCGAGGGGATCGCCGACTTCAGCGGCCGCCGCTGGCTCGCCGGGCGGCTCCACCTGGTCGGCAGCGACTTCGGCCGCAGCCGTGGACCGATCCGCTACCAGGACATCGAGGCGTGGCCCTTCGGCCTCGGGGCCGGGAGCGGGGCGTGACCCCGCTCCGGCCCCGGCACGTGGTCAGGCGGAGGCCTGCGTGAGCTGGTCGAGCTCCTGCTGCGTCAAGGTCAGGTCCGCGACCCCCAGCAGCGCCGGGAGCTGGTCGGCGATCCGGGCGGAGGCTATGGGCGCGGTGACGGTGGGCCGGGCGGCGAGCCAGGCGAGGGCGACCGTGGCGACCTGCACCTCGTGGGCGGCGGCGATCTCGTCCAGCG from Streptomyces sp. NBC_01198 includes these protein-coding regions:
- a CDS encoding MBL fold metallo-hydrolase; translated protein: MTGLAYSVYVAPSKPAVSDDLPPGEDQRMWSPTASTLIYGERDAVLVDPLMTVDESRLLADWVVAQGKNVTTVFVTHAHGDHFFGAPAVLDRFPQAKFVAAEGVAEFMGAQWGPKWFDAFWEPRFPAQISDRHIVAEALADGTIDVEGEQLRAIELGHTDTDGTSALHVPSLGLVVAGDAVYGQVHMYLAESRGAGRDSWLKALDTVAGLDPTYLVSGHKRDGDPDSPRTSS
- the thpR gene encoding RNA 2',3'-cyclic phosphodiesterase, which gives rise to MNEETRPATLRVFLALAPPDDAKEELARALRPAYDSHPHVRWNRVEDWHITLAFLGELPAEVVPALCPPLSALAADRRAPRLALRGSGSFDDRVLWSGVDGDLDELHLLAADVRAVVSSCGVAFEDRPLRPHLTLARARRGDAASVGELAEGIADFSGRRWLAGRLHLVGSDFGRSRGPIRYQDIEAWPFGLGAGSGA